Within bacterium, the genomic segment CGCCGTGGTCTGTGTCTTCCTCTTCCGACCGTCGTTCCTTCGGGCCCAGGGAGCGGGAGAAAGGTACCCGGTCCTGTCCCCCTCCGAAGCGCGGGAAACGATCGCGAAACGGTCCGGGGATCCCGGATTCGTCCTGCTGGATGTCCGAACTCCGAAGGAGTTCGATGCGGAGAGGATCGAAGGCGCCGTGATGGTCGACTATCTATCCCCCTCGTTCCGGGACGAGATCGCGAAACTCGACCGGAGCAAATCGTACCTCGTCTACTGCCGCACGGGACATCGAACGAACGGAGCCCTCAAGGTGATGCGGGAATTGGGGTTCCCGAACGTA encodes:
- a CDS encoding rhodanese-like domain-containing protein, with product MKAICWMAGLAAVVCVFLFRPSFLRAQGAGERYPVLSPSEARETIAKRSGDPGFVLLDVRTPKEFDAERIEGAVMVDYLSPSFRDEIAKLDRSKSYLVYCRTGHRTNGALKVMRELGFPNV